Genomic DNA from Actinomycetes bacterium:
CGGCGCCGCCCTGGGGACCACCACCCGAGTCCACGGTCGGCGCGTCCGGACCGTCCTCGTCCGGCAGGCGCGGCGGTGTCACGAGGTCCTCCGTCGCATCCTCGATCACCGCCTCTGCGGCGTCGTCGGCGGTCGTCGCGTCGTCAGGCTGGTTCGTCATGCCGGACGCCTACCCCGGGGCTCGCCGTCCAGACGTGGGCGGCACAGCAGCCTGCGGCCGGGACCGGGCCGAACTTCAGACCGCGCGGCCGACGACCTGGTCGCAGAGCGCGGCCAGCGCGTCCCTCGTGGCGCCCTCGGGCAGCGGGGCGAGCACGGCCCGGGCCTCCGCGGCCCAGCGCCGGACCTCGTCCTGGGCCTGCGGGACCGCCGGATTGGCCCGCAGCAGCCCCAGGGCCTCGGCGAGGTCGGCGTCGGCGGCCAGGTCCCCCTCGAGCAGAGCCAGCAACCGCTCGTCCTCCGGACGGGCCGCTCTGCGGGCCAGCAGCACGGGCAGGGTCGGGATGCCCTCGCGCAGGTCGGTGCCGGGAGTTTTGCCCGACACGGCGGTCTCGGAGGTGACGTCGAGCAGGTCGTCGGAGAGCTGGAAGGCCACGCCGATGCGCTCGCCGAAGTTGGTGAGCACGTCCACCGCCGTCTCGTCGGCGCCGGAGAGCATCGCCCCGAACCGGCCGGACGTCGCGATCAGCGACCCGGTCTTGTCGGCGAGCACCGAGAGGTAGTGGTCGACCGGGTCCTCGTCGTCGACCGGGCCGACCGTCTCGCGGATCTGGCCGGTGACCAGTCGCTCGAACGTGCGCGCCTGGAGCCGCACCGCCTCGGGACCCAGGTCGGCGAGGAGGTCCGACGCCCGGGCGAAGAGGAAGTCGCCGGTGAGGATCGCGACCGTGTTGTCCCAGCGGGCGTTGGCCGAGACCGCGCCGCGGCGCACGTCGGCCTCGTCCATGACGTCGTCGTGGTAGAGCGTCGCCAGGTGGGTGAGCTCGACGACGACCGCGGACGGCACGACCCCCGGTGCCTCCGGGTCGCCGAAATGGGCGGCCAGCAGCACGAGCAGCGGCCGGAAGCGCTTGCCGCCGGCGTCGACGAGGTGTCGCGAGGCCCGGGTGACGAAGTCCAGGTCGCTCTTGACCGTCTCGTGCAGCAACGCCTCGACCGAGGCGAGCCCCGAGCGGACCGACGCCTCCAGCGCGGCGTCGCCCGACGCTGCGCCGAAGGGACCGGAGGGCTGTGTCATCAGCGGACGAACTGCGCGGCCTGGCCGGCCAGCTCCAGCACCTGGGTCGGGTAGACGCCGAGGAGCAGCGTGACCGCCACGCCGAGGGCGATGGTCACGGTGGTCAGGGCGCTGGGAACGACGACGGAGGGCCCCTCGGGTGCAGGGGCGCTGAAGTACATGAGCACGATGACCCGGAAGTAGAAGAAGGCCGCGACAGCACTCATCAGCACACCGACGATGACGAGCGGCTCGGCGCCGGAGTCCCATGCCGCGCTGAAGACGGCGAACTTCCCGGTGAAGCCGCCGGTGAGCGGGATGCCGGCGAACGCGGCGAGGAAGAACGTGAAGACCAGGGCGGTGACCGGTGAGCGCCGGGCCAGGCCGGCCCACTGGGAGAGGTGGGTCGCCTCGCCGGCCGAGTCGCGGACCAGGGTCACGACCGCGAACGCGCCGATCGTCGCGAAGCCGTAGGCGACGAGGTAGAAGAGGACGCTGGAGATGCCGGCCAGGTTGCCCTCGGAGTCGACCGCGTCGGTCGCCACCAGGCCGGTGAGGATGAAGCCGGCGTGGGCGATCGAGGAGTAGGCGAGCATCCGCTTGACGTCGGTCTGGGTGATCGCGACGACCGAGCCGACCACCATGGTCAGGATCGCCACGCCCCACATGACCGGCTTCCACTCCCAGGCCAGCCCGCCGACGGCGACGTAGAAGACGCGGAGGAGGGCGCCGAACGCGGCGACCTTCGTGCACGCCGCCATGAAGCCGGTGATCGGGGTCGGGGCGCCCTGGTAGACGTCGGGCGTCCACGAGTGGAAGGGCACCGCGCCGACCTTGAAGAGGAGGCCGACCGCCACCAGGGCGGTGCCGGTGAGCAGCAGCGCGTCGCTGCCCGTCTCGGCGCTGACCGCGTCAGCGATGCCGGACAGGGACACCGTCCCCGCGTACCCGTAGAGCAGGGCGACGCCGTACAGGAAGAACGCCGAGGAGAAGGCCCCGAGCAGGAAGTACTTGAGCGACGCCTCCTGGCTGAGCAGACGCCGCCGGCGGGCCAGCCCGCACAGGAGGTAGAGCGGCAGCGACAGCACCTCGAGCGCGACGAACATCGTCAGCAGGTCGTTGGAGGCCGGGAACAGCAGCATCCCGCCCACCGCGAACATCAGCAGCGGGAAGATCTCGGTCTGGGTGACGCCCGTCTCGGTGAGCGTCCGCTCGGCGCGCGAGCCGGGCATGGACGAGCCGGTCGGGGCGAAGACGCCCCCCTCGTCGGTCTGCCGCTCCGCTGCGGTCAGGACGCCGGGAATCGCCAGCAGCAGGATCGTGCCCTGGAGGAACAGCGTCGGGCCGTCGATGGCCACCGCCCCCATGGCGGCCACCTGCTGCTCCCCCGCCAGCGACACGACGGAGACGAAGGCCGCCGCCAGCCCCACGAGCGCCAGTCCGAGCTGGGTCTCGTGCCGCCAGGTGCGGCCCATGAAGGCCTCGAGCAGCACGCCGACCAGGGCCACGGCGAAGACGATGAGCATCGGCATCAGCAGCCGGTACTCGACGGACGGCGACTCGAACGTCGCGGCGAGGACGGTCGACCCGGTCACGGCACACTCCTTTCCGCGGCAGGCACCTCGGGCGCGGGGTCCTCGACGCCGACCTGCTGCATGGTGCGGTCGACGGCCGGGCTGATGACGTCCAGCAAGGGCTGCGGGAAGAAGCCGAGGGCGATGATGACGGCGATCAGCGGGGCGACCACCCACGCCTCCCGTACGTCCAGGTCGGCCAGCTTGGAGGTGTGCTCGTTGGGCTGACCGGTCATGGTCCGCTGGTACATCAGCAGGATGTAGAGCGAGGCCAGGATGATGCCGCCGGTCGCGATGATCGCCGCGGCCTCGTAGCGGGTGAACGTGCCGACGAGGACCAGGAACTCGCTGACGAAGGTCGAGAGGCCGGGCAGCGCGAGCGAGGAGAGGCCGGCCACCAGGAACGTCCCGGCGAGCATCGGCGCCACCCGCTGCACGCCGCCGTAGTCGGCGATCAGGCGGGACCCGCGACGGCTGATCAGGAACCCGGCGATCAGGAACAGCGCCGCCGTCGAGAAGCCGTGGTTGACCATGTAGAGCGTCGCGCCGGACTGTCCTTGGGTCGTCATCGCGAAGATGCCCAGCACGATGAAGCCGAAGTGCGAGATCGACGTGTAGGCGATCAGCCGCTTCATGTCGGTCTGGCCGATGGCGAGCAGCGCGCCGTACAGGATGCCGATGACGGCCAGCGTGATGACGACCGGCGCCGCCCACTGCGACGCGTCGGGGAACAGCGGCAGGCAGAACCGGATCATGCCGAAGGTGCCGACCTTGTCGAGCACGCCGACCAGCAGGACGGCACCGCCCGGGGGCGACTCGGCCGCCGCGTCGGGCAGCCAGGTGTGGACGGGCCACAGCGGCGCCTTGATCGCGAAGGCGATGAAGAAGCCGACGAAGAGCAGCCGCTCGGTGCTCGTGCCCATGTCGGTGTCGAGCATGTTCTCGAACAGGAAGGCCTGCGGGCCGCCGTCGGAGACCACGTAGAGGCCGATGACCGCGGCCAGCATCAGCAGACCGCCGAAGAGGCTGTAGAGCAGGAACTTCACCGCGGCGTACGACCGCTGCGGGCCGCCGTAGGACCCGATGATGAAGTACATCGGGACGAGCATGGCCTCGAACAGCACGTAGAAGAGGAAGACGTCCGTCGCGGCGAAGACGCCGACCATGAAGGTCTCGAGGAGCAGCAGCAGCGCGAAGTAGCCCTTGACGCTGCGCCGGGTTGCGTCGACGTCGTGCCACGAGGCGAGGATGCAGACCGGGGTCAGCACGGTCGCCAGCCCGATGAGGACGAGCGCGATCCCGTCGACGCCGAGCGCGTAGCTCACGCCGAACTGCGGGATCCACTCGTGGACCTCCTCGAACTGGAAGCCCTGGGTGCCGGACTCGAACTGCAGCGCCATCGCGATGAGGACCGCGAGGGTGATCAGCGAGAAGCCGAGGGCCACCTGCTTGGCGACCTGCTCGAGCCGCTCGGGCAGAGCGGCCACGAGCAGGGCACCCAGCAGCGGGATGAGAGCGAGGACGGTGAGCCAGGGGAAGTCAGTCACGTCAGAGCCTCACCAGCAGCATGGCGCCGACCAGCACGGCGGCTCCCGCGAACATCGACAGTGCGTACGAGCGGACGAACCCGGTCTGCAGCCGCCGGACCCGCCCCGACGTCCCGCCGATCAGGGCGGCGAGGCCGTTGACGGCCCCGTCGATGCCCCGGTTGTCGACGTAGACCAGCAGCCGGGTCAGGTACTGCCCCGGCCGCATCAGCAGCGACTCGTTGACGGTGTCCTGGTAGAGGTCCTGCCGGGCGGCGCGGGTCAGAACGGAGCCGCGCGGGGCGACCGCCGGGACCGCCTGACGGGCGTACGTCATCCAGGCGAAGGCGGCGCCGGCGAGCACCAGCAGCACGGTCACCGAGGTCAGGACCGGGACCGCGACCACCGGGTCCTCCTCCGCGTGCTCGCCGACCACCGGCTCCAGCCACGACGTGATCGCGCCGGTCGGTCCGAGCAGCAGACCGAGGAAGGCCGAGCCGACCGCGAGGATCATCAGCGGGATGGTCATGATCAGCGGTGACTCGTGCGGGTGCACGTCGTCGGTCCAGCGCCGCCTGCCGTGGAAGGTCATGGCGAACAGCCGCGTCATGTAGAACGCCGTGATGCCGGCACCGA
This window encodes:
- a CDS encoding NADH-quinone oxidoreductase subunit M, with protein sequence MTDFPWLTVLALIPLLGALLVAALPERLEQVAKQVALGFSLITLAVLIAMALQFESGTQGFQFEEVHEWIPQFGVSYALGVDGIALVLIGLATVLTPVCILASWHDVDATRRSVKGYFALLLLLETFMVGVFAATDVFLFYVLFEAMLVPMYFIIGSYGGPQRSYAAVKFLLYSLFGGLLMLAAVIGLYVVSDGGPQAFLFENMLDTDMGTSTERLLFVGFFIAFAIKAPLWPVHTWLPDAAAESPPGGAVLLVGVLDKVGTFGMIRFCLPLFPDASQWAAPVVITLAVIGILYGALLAIGQTDMKRLIAYTSISHFGFIVLGIFAMTTQGQSGATLYMVNHGFSTAALFLIAGFLISRRGSRLIADYGGVQRVAPMLAGTFLVAGLSSLALPGLSTFVSEFLVLVGTFTRYEAAAIIATGGIILASLYILLMYQRTMTGQPNEHTSKLADLDVREAWVVAPLIAVIIALGFFPQPLLDVISPAVDRTMQQVGVEDPAPEVPAAERSVP
- the nuoN gene encoding NADH-quinone oxidoreductase subunit NuoN gives rise to the protein MTGSTVLAATFESPSVEYRLLMPMLIVFAVALVGVLLEAFMGRTWRHETQLGLALVGLAAAFVSVVSLAGEQQVAAMGAVAIDGPTLFLQGTILLLAIPGVLTAAERQTDEGGVFAPTGSSMPGSRAERTLTETGVTQTEIFPLLMFAVGGMLLFPASNDLLTMFVALEVLSLPLYLLCGLARRRRLLSQEASLKYFLLGAFSSAFFLYGVALLYGYAGTVSLSGIADAVSAETGSDALLLTGTALVAVGLLFKVGAVPFHSWTPDVYQGAPTPITGFMAACTKVAAFGALLRVFYVAVGGLAWEWKPVMWGVAILTMVVGSVVAITQTDVKRMLAYSSIAHAGFILTGLVATDAVDSEGNLAGISSVLFYLVAYGFATIGAFAVVTLVRDSAGEATHLSQWAGLARRSPVTALVFTFFLAAFAGIPLTGGFTGKFAVFSAAWDSGAEPLVIVGVLMSAVAAFFYFRVIVLMYFSAPAPEGPSVVVPSALTTVTIALGVAVTLLLGVYPTQVLELAGQAAQFVR
- a CDS encoding polyprenyl synthetase family protein; the protein is MTQPSGPFGAASGDAALEASVRSGLASVEALLHETVKSDLDFVTRASRHLVDAGGKRFRPLLVLLAAHFGDPEAPGVVPSAVVVELTHLATLYHDDVMDEADVRRGAVSANARWDNTVAILTGDFLFARASDLLADLGPEAVRLQARTFERLVTGQIRETVGPVDDEDPVDHYLSVLADKTGSLIATSGRFGAMLSGADETAVDVLTNFGERIGVAFQLSDDLLDVTSETAVSGKTPGTDLREGIPTLPVLLARRAARPEDERLLALLEGDLAADADLAEALGLLRANPAVPQAQDEVRRWAAEARAVLAPLPEGATRDALAALCDQVVGRAV